The genomic interval GCATCCTGAAGTCCCGCCGCCCCCGGAATCTCATGCGCATCCTGAAGTCCCGCCGCCTCCGGAATCTCATGCGTATCCTGAAGTCCCGCCGGATGCCATCCCGGAGCCCCCCTCGCCGTCCTTTGGGGATGTCCAGGTGAAAGCCCCTCAGGTCCCTGTTGCGGAGCCTACTTTTGAACCCATTCAGGGTGTCGCCGGCATGGATGCCGCCATGGCGACCGCCCCCCCTGGAGGAGGGGCAACTCCAGAACCGGATATCTGGGATATTCTCAGCGAAGCCGATGAGATGAAGCCCGTTGAGGTGCAGGAACCGGCGGAGGTGGAGACGGACTCCCCATCCATCGGACCGCTGGAGGGTTCCGGCGTTGTGGATTTTGGGAGTTTCGACGTCGGGCTTGACAGGGCGGAGGAAACCCGGGAAACCGGGATGACTACAGCTCCAGATGAAATCCCGCCGCCCATCGAAGACGCGGTCCCGCCAACCGGAATGCCGTTGGATGCTGACGGCGGAAGTAAGATAGAACAACGGGAAAGGAACTTTTTCGGACTCGAGACCGAAAGAACGGAGCCGGAGTTCCTGGATATTTTGGGAGAGGCGGTCGAGGAAATCACCTTCGATGTTGAGGAACCCGCCCCGCTTGATGTCCAGGAGCCGGCCTCGCTTGATGTCCAGGAACCGACTCCGTTTGATGTCCAGGAGCCCATTTCACAGGATGTCAGGGAAGAAGAAACGGGATTCTCCGTTCCGGAACCCATGCTGGATG from Deltaproteobacteria bacterium carries:
- a CDS encoding response regulator codes for the protein MKKILVADDSVTIQKVIALTFADEPVEVQSVGSGSDALDKMKEWRPDIVLADVIMPRVNGYELCRAVKEDESTRDIPVLLLAGTFEAFDEEEAKGAGADDFITKPFESMELIEKVNGLLEKGTPPPPEPHAHPEVPPPPESHAHPEVPPPPESHAYPEVPPDAIPEPPSPSFGDVQVKAPQVPVAEPTFEPIQGVAGMDAAMATAPPGGGATPEPDIWDILSEADEMKPVEVQEPAEVETDSPSIGPLEGSGVVDFGSFDVGLDRAEETRETGMTTAPDEIPPPIEDAVPPTGMPLDADGGSKIEQRERNFFGLETERTEPEFLDILGEAVEEITFDVEEPAPLDVQEPASLDVQEPTPFDVQEPISQDVREEETGFSVPEPMLDEIHETVEAAISQIDDVKLESIIREVVEKRVEKIAWEVVPELSEILIKEAIEKIKGGGA